TGGCAGGCTTGCGACTCATCGACATGAGGATCGCGATCGACTTCCGCCGGCTCTCCTTTGTGGGCGGCTCAGCGACCGCCTTCGCCTCCACACACGCCCGATGACCCCACTGCGCGGTCAGCGGCCACCGGGCGATCTCCACCCCGGCATGGATCGACTCGGGGCAGAACGGGCACGCGCTGTCCTTGCGCGCCAGCATGATGTCGAGCTGCCACTGCTCGCGGTATGGGTGCGGCGGCACCGGCTCGCCCGCAGCTGCAGCGATCAACACCGCGGCCTCGCGTTCGGTCAGCCCGATCGACAGCCCGCGACGCTCACGGGCCGACACGACGTCGAGCACCCGCAGCGTCCGCGTCAGGTCGGACCCCGCCACGGCGTCGGCCTGGATCTTGTGGTGGAGACCTCGCGCCAGCACGCGCACCTGGTCGTCGTTGAGCTGTGGCATGCGATGAACGGTATCGACGCTTCACTCGCTGCCGAGCGTTGTGGCGCCCGTGTCGATGAGTACGTCGGGCAGATCAGTAGTCGTCTGCGTTGCGCACGGCCAGTTGATGCGGACCGTCGTGGCCGGCGTCACCGACACAGGCCAGGTAGTCGCCCGGGTCTCCGTCATCACCATCGAAGGACTCGCTGTAGAAACAGCGCGGCTTCCGAGCTCGGGCGCGGGTAGCGGCCTCTTCCTGCCGCTTCACCCATTCCGCGCTCGGCTGACAGGGCAGCAGGGTCTTGTCGTCGTTGGTGACCGTCCCCTCGTACCGCCCGCAGTTGACGCACTGGAACAGATCGGTCGCCCGGTCGTACTCGAACTCGTGGCCCTGCCAACCGCCGGCAGGCGACTGGACCTGGACTTCGTGAACCCGGATCTCCATACCCGCGAGTGTGGCAGTCACGACCGACAGATCGCGGCCGTACGAACCCAACCGGTTTTAGTCACAACCATCCGCCGGTGACGGAAACCAAGACGCTGGCGGACGCCTGCCCAGAGATAACGTCACATCGTTGATTGGTGGCGTTATCGTTCGCGGCGCGGGACGCCGGCGAGGTGGTCATCGATCCAGTTCAGGCCGCCGCGGTCCAGCTGGTGCTGAGCGCGGGTGACGGCGACGTAGGCGAGCATCGCGTCGGCGCGGGGCAGTTCGCCGGGCTGGCCGTCGTCTGTGGCCTTGGGCTGGCGGAAGTCGTCGGCGATCTTGACGCGGTGCCACTCGCGGCCCTTGGCCTTGTGGGCGGTGGAGATCGTCAGCTGCGCGGCGCTTTCGCGGACGAGGCGGTCCGCGGCCCGGATCAGTTCGTCGGGGCCGTGGTCGTCGACGAGGCGGACGAACACCTTCAGGTCGCTGCCGGCCTCGTCCTGGTCGACGTAGTCCTGGACTTCGCGCCAGCTGGTGAACGCGCACAGCTCGGGGTGCTGGGTCGTCTTGCCCCGTTGCAGGTCCAGGGCTGCTTCGGCCATCGACTTGATCGAGCTCGCACCACCGACCAGCGCGACTCTGGTACCGGCGTCCATCGCCTTCATCGCCTGCGACATCGCTTCGGCGTTGGTCCGGCACAAGACGGCATCGGGCGCGGGCAGCGGGCCAACCGTGGACTGAACGGAGGCCGTGCCGGACAGCCGGAGCCGGGCGCCGATCGCGGTCAGCCACTTGTTCGCCTCGGCGGCGATTGCGTCGCCGAACCGCCAGGACTGGGTCAGCTGGAGCCGGGTGTTGGCCGGCCAGGACTCCAGCGCGTCGATCGCTCCGCGCCATTGGTAGATCGCCTGGTTGCTGTCGCCCACGGCCACCAGCTGGGCCTGCTGGGCCTGGACGACCTTGGCGATCACCGGGTTGGCGTCCTGGGCCTCGTCGAAGAACACGACGTCGGTGTTCAGGCTGGGCTCGCTCAGCGCCCATTGCTTCAGGTACACGTCGTGGCTGTAGCGCAGCCGCCCGGTCCGGCCCTGTAGCTCCGCCCACATCTTCTGCGCGACCGGCACCACGAACTCCTGCAACGCCTCCCGTGCCGTGCCGTCGACGCCGTTCACCGCCGGCACGTGGTACCGGGTGATCCCGGTGTCCGCGGACTGGCAGAACCGATCGACCGTGTTCGACGCGATCCGGGCCAGCGACACCGCGTCCAGGACCCGTTTCCCCGTCGC
This portion of the Kribbella solani genome encodes:
- a CDS encoding UvrD-helicase domain-containing protein, with the translated sequence MYRERHEDPATGLRSAVMADLGELRRRLESADVDQVPDDQLRSLSRRVKGLLGFLPAHAVPGPVVPDPAVPEPVVPVWSAKPPEEVPVRLAPAAPAAALAGGSARGQGAAGRPVVDGLRPTGQQAAIVDAFAAGGNLVVEAGAGTGKTSTLRLAALTMPPGRRGIYVAFNKSVATEAKKKFPGSVLCSTAHSLAYQAHGKHYRDRLNGPRVPAREAARIMRITHSLELSDATGKRVLDAVSLARIASNTVDRFCQSADTGITRYHVPAVNGVDGTAREALQEFVVPVAQKMWAELQGRTGRLRYSHDVYLKQWALSEPSLNTDVVFFDEAQDANPVIAKVVQAQQAQLVAVGDSNQAIYQWRGAIDALESWPANTRLQLTQSWRFGDAIAAEANKWLTAIGARLRLSGTASVQSTVGPLPAPDAVLCRTNAEAMSQAMKAMDAGTRVALVGGASSIKSMAEAALDLQRGKTTQHPELCAFTSWREVQDYVDQDEAGSDLKVFVRLVDDHGPDELIRAADRLVRESAAQLTISTAHKAKGREWHRVKIADDFRQPKATDDGQPGELPRADAMLAYVAVTRAQHQLDRGGLNWIDDHLAGVPRRER